In a genomic window of Streptomyces sp. NBC_01231:
- the uppS gene encoding polyprenyl diphosphate synthase — MTERGRADRAAPGETGLGVTDHGVHRARAAIGDRPGGRQGSDKQRRDDGPARAVPRHVACVMDGNGRWAQRRSLPRTAGHRAAETTVIDIIEAARAAGVEWLSLYAFSTENWNRPGTEVDYLMRLVRRVVRKHAPLLLARGIRCRFLGAADPRIPRELARDFDDLATLTADNEGMTLTVAFDHGGRRDIVEAARSLIRSGTPADDVTERLFANHLPFPDTPDVDLVIRTSGEQRISNFMLWQVAYAEWVFPEVLWPDFRAPDFLACLHTYRRRDRRFGGVQPQTNGDPS; from the coding sequence GTGACCGAGCGCGGCAGGGCCGACCGTGCCGCTCCGGGCGAGACGGGGCTGGGTGTGACGGACCACGGCGTCCATCGCGCACGCGCGGCGATCGGGGACCGACCGGGTGGGCGACAAGGCAGCGACAAGCAGCGGCGAGACGACGGGCCGGCGCGTGCGGTGCCGCGGCACGTAGCCTGCGTGATGGACGGCAACGGCCGCTGGGCTCAACGGCGTTCGCTTCCACGGACGGCGGGCCATCGGGCTGCGGAGACCACCGTCATCGACATCATCGAGGCGGCCCGGGCGGCCGGAGTCGAGTGGCTCAGCCTGTACGCCTTCTCCACCGAGAACTGGAACCGTCCCGGCACCGAGGTCGACTACCTGATGCGTTTGGTCCGCCGGGTTGTGCGCAAGCATGCGCCGCTGCTGCTCGCCCGCGGCATCCGCTGCCGCTTCCTCGGGGCCGCAGACCCGCGCATCCCCCGTGAACTGGCCCGGGACTTCGACGATCTGGCGACGCTGACCGCCGACAACGAGGGGATGACGCTCACCGTCGCCTTCGACCACGGCGGACGCCGAGACATCGTCGAGGCCGCCAGGTCGCTGATCCGCAGCGGGACACCCGCCGATGATGTGACCGAGCGGCTCTTCGCGAACCACCTGCCGTTCCCCGACACCCCCGACGTCGACCTCGTCATCCGCACCTCCGGCGAGCAGCGCATCTCCAACTTCATGCTCTGGCAGGTCGCCTACGCCGAGTGGGTCTTCCCCGAGGTGCTCTGGCCGGACTTCCGGGCCCCTGACTTCCTCGCCTGCCTGCACACCTACCGGCGCCGTGACCGCCGCTTCGGCGGCGTGCAGCCCCAGACGAACGGAGACCCGTCATGA
- a CDS encoding ATP-binding protein: MALPARLTAALGRHPDDLTEVDLQRAIESHVPESVDLDWKKDFYQGTDAGKKELAKDVSAMANTAGGMVVVGVDDGKQDHAHALAPFEPVPGRGEEWIRAVLANWIQPVVPNVGVRPVKSTVHEGKIYWVLTVPPSTQAPHAVAAPGNDYNFRVHVRHGTTTRTLAESEIAQRYRDRFQAASDDVDRLHQVADAGFGYLSAYLTNTAHGGSPRVTYFPAWVSLAAVPAVRGTHPLTTQTDREAAFDRFFKIATEGVTTRVRPDRPVLVGRRQVRFEGDPTGQLHQDGAFYGALSLNFQSDQFDADGPKRLFQRGIELDLVAMAQAAAAWAAETGAAGDVMLSAALHRFDGSDDPVRLVVSESVFQHGPAMPLPATPAQTTGDLAAIVTDKREAVVVACALVSDLLADMGAHQPYVLTPEGDILTDRLNDGFRHQLTGWGV, encoded by the coding sequence ATGGCTCTGCCCGCACGGCTGACCGCCGCCCTGGGACGACACCCCGACGACCTCACCGAGGTCGATCTGCAGCGCGCGATCGAAAGCCACGTACCCGAGAGCGTCGACCTGGACTGGAAGAAGGACTTCTACCAGGGCACCGACGCGGGCAAGAAGGAACTCGCCAAGGACGTGTCCGCCATGGCCAACACCGCCGGCGGCATGGTCGTCGTCGGCGTCGACGACGGCAAGCAGGACCACGCACACGCCCTGGCCCCCTTCGAGCCGGTCCCGGGCCGCGGCGAGGAGTGGATCCGTGCGGTGCTCGCGAACTGGATTCAGCCCGTCGTTCCCAACGTGGGCGTGCGACCGGTGAAGTCCACTGTTCACGAGGGAAAGATCTACTGGGTACTCACCGTGCCCCCGAGCACCCAGGCCCCTCACGCGGTCGCGGCTCCGGGCAACGACTACAACTTCCGCGTGCACGTCCGGCACGGCACCACGACCCGCACCCTCGCCGAATCCGAGATCGCCCAGCGCTACCGTGACCGCTTCCAGGCCGCCTCCGACGACGTCGACCGCCTGCACCAAGTCGCCGACGCAGGCTTCGGCTACCTGTCGGCCTACCTGACCAACACCGCGCACGGCGGCAGCCCCAGGGTGACCTACTTCCCGGCCTGGGTCAGCCTGGCCGCAGTTCCGGCCGTCCGAGGTACCCACCCACTGACCACTCAGACTGACCGGGAAGCGGCGTTCGACCGCTTCTTCAAGATCGCCACCGAGGGAGTTACCACCCGCGTGCGGCCGGACCGTCCCGTGCTGGTCGGCCGCCGCCAGGTCCGCTTCGAGGGCGATCCCACTGGTCAGCTTCACCAGGACGGTGCCTTCTACGGAGCGCTGTCGCTCAACTTCCAGAGCGACCAGTTCGACGCCGACGGCCCCAAGCGGCTGTTCCAGCGCGGAATTGAACTCGACCTCGTGGCCATGGCGCAGGCTGCCGCAGCTTGGGCGGCAGAGACCGGAGCGGCGGGCGACGTGATGCTGTCCGCCGCGCTGCACCGCTTCGACGGCAGCGACGATCCTGTCCGCCTGGTCGTATCAGAGAGCGTCTTCCAGCACGGCCCCGCGATGCCGCTGCCCGCAACTCCTGCGCAGACAACGGGAGACCTCGCCGCCATCGTCACCGACAAGCGAGAGGCTGTCGTCGTGGCCTGCGCCCTCGTCTCCGACCTGCTGGCCGACATGGGAGCCCACCAGCCGTACGTCCTGACCCCCGAAGGGGACATCCTGACCGACCGACTCAATGACGGCTTCCGCCACCAACTCACGGGCTGGGGCGTATGA
- a CDS encoding SDR family oxidoreductase, with amino-acid sequence MSKVIAVFGAGTGLGLSVARRFGREGFRVALVARRKDRLDSLVGRLADEGIEAAAFPADLSDPTGVPVLVDAIRDRFERIDVVEYAPLGGGQVFTPATELDAATLEALSRLLLLTPVEVFRSVLPEMTERGDGTLLMTTGYSAVEPMPHASGLPAVMAAARHYVYSLSGELAETGVYAGTLSIAALIARSEAAEAVEARSGSLAGSDTAELPGGVEVPVVDPDELAEQYWDMYTKRDRVEQIHPAHLAERWSRTT; translated from the coding sequence ATGTCCAAAGTGATCGCCGTCTTCGGCGCCGGTACCGGGCTCGGCCTGTCCGTCGCTCGCCGCTTCGGTCGCGAGGGCTTCCGCGTCGCCCTGGTCGCCCGTCGCAAGGACCGGCTGGACAGCCTCGTCGGCCGGCTCGCCGACGAAGGCATCGAGGCCGCCGCCTTCCCCGCCGACCTGTCCGACCCCACCGGTGTCCCCGTCCTGGTCGACGCCATCCGCGACCGCTTCGAGCGGATCGATGTCGTCGAGTACGCCCCGCTCGGCGGCGGCCAAGTCTTCACCCCGGCCACCGAACTGGACGCGGCCACCCTGGAGGCACTCTCCCGGCTGCTCCTGCTCACCCCGGTGGAGGTGTTCCGTTCGGTGCTGCCGGAGATGACCGAACGCGGCGACGGCACCCTCCTGATGACCACGGGCTACTCGGCGGTCGAACCGATGCCCCACGCCAGCGGCCTCCCTGCGGTGATGGCCGCCGCCCGCCACTACGTGTACTCCCTCAGCGGTGAACTGGCCGAGACCGGCGTCTACGCCGGCACCCTCTCCATCGCCGCCCTGATCGCCCGCAGCGAGGCCGCCGAGGCCGTCGAGGCCCGGTCCGGCTCCCTGGCCGGGTCCGATACCGCCGAACTGCCCGGCGGTGTCGAGGTCCCGGTCGTCGACCCGGACGAACTCGCCGAGCAGTACTGGGACATGTACACCAAGCGCGACCGCGTCGAGCAGATCCACCCGGCGCACCTGGCTGAGCGCTGGAGCCGCACCACCTGA
- a CDS encoding VanZ family protein, with protein sequence MFDAIFGDDPWFLVVLTAVASLVGGLAWLGARRNQSLYAAWYAPLGFCLTGILGVTLAQGAGESSSVHECVVNHELTEPLRTTQGLWNLAMCLPLGLFGILALRRALPVIAGVVLLPCLIEIAQALAAVVSGICDSADVEMNIAGGMIGFAVGGVLVRGRVAWSAWVRPVALISVVVAVATIVCGRTLVTLNHVDGSTIRDASGNERTEAERVIRQAFGDRYQIGRTQVSPGLDGYNGHMFISLGATTFAELTWPGARKLNVQFDDASRPVPDGFPVPGARVPNNANDAYRIAEAYMRAHYPWAAKATSHRAGAISDRTGAIGDKAAPGWLTSWRFTDHKVVMPRSLDVQINRAGRVSRLQVDFGPEHLPVSGRFIEPGEAEKQAARFMHIDTTGGVKAQELKADQLKRHGDPYRIWWVVTVSDEVCDRDPDCQPSIVWVDAVTGKAFDGV encoded by the coding sequence GTGTTCGATGCGATCTTTGGCGATGACCCATGGTTTCTGGTTGTTCTCACGGCAGTCGCGAGCCTGGTAGGCGGTCTTGCGTGGCTTGGCGCGCGTCGGAACCAGAGCTTGTACGCCGCGTGGTACGCGCCCCTCGGTTTCTGCCTCACGGGCATTCTGGGGGTGACGCTGGCGCAAGGGGCAGGCGAGAGCAGCAGCGTGCACGAGTGCGTCGTCAACCATGAGCTCACTGAGCCATTACGTACCACCCAGGGCCTATGGAATCTCGCCATGTGCCTTCCGCTGGGCCTGTTCGGAATCCTCGCCCTGCGCCGCGCGCTGCCGGTTATCGCAGGGGTTGTTCTGCTGCCGTGCCTGATCGAGATCGCCCAGGCTCTAGCCGCTGTGGTGTCAGGGATCTGCGACAGCGCTGACGTGGAGATGAACATCGCAGGCGGCATGATCGGTTTCGCGGTCGGCGGTGTCCTGGTGCGCGGCCGTGTCGCCTGGTCGGCTTGGGTACGCCCGGTCGCCCTCATCAGCGTCGTCGTCGCCGTGGCGACGATCGTGTGTGGCCGGACACTGGTGACGCTCAACCACGTCGACGGCTCCACCATCCGCGATGCCTCCGGCAACGAACGCACGGAGGCCGAGCGCGTCATCCGGCAGGCGTTCGGCGACCGGTACCAGATCGGCCGTACCCAGGTCAGTCCAGGCCTGGACGGCTACAACGGGCATATGTTCATCTCACTCGGCGCGACGACGTTCGCGGAGCTGACGTGGCCCGGCGCTCGGAAGCTCAACGTCCAGTTCGACGACGCCAGTCGGCCCGTACCCGACGGTTTCCCTGTGCCCGGCGCGCGCGTGCCGAACAACGCGAACGATGCGTACCGGATCGCCGAGGCCTACATGCGCGCCCACTACCCCTGGGCGGCCAAGGCGACCTCCCACCGCGCCGGCGCGATCTCCGACCGCACCGGCGCCATCGGTGACAAAGCGGCTCCGGGGTGGCTCACCTCATGGCGGTTCACCGACCACAAGGTGGTGATGCCTCGTAGCCTCGATGTGCAGATCAACCGGGCCGGCCGCGTCTCCCGGCTCCAGGTCGATTTCGGGCCCGAGCACCTGCCCGTGTCCGGCAGGTTCATCGAGCCGGGCGAGGCGGAGAAACAGGCCGCCCGCTTCATGCACATCGACACCACGGGTGGGGTAAAAGCTCAGGAGTTGAAGGCCGATCAGCTGAAGCGCCACGGTGACCCGTATCGCATCTGGTGGGTCGTCACTGTCTCCGACGAGGTCTGCGATCGAGATCCGGACTGTCAGCCGAGCATCGTGTGGGTGGACGCAGTAACCGGTAAGGCCTTCGACGGCGTCTGA
- a CDS encoding oxygenase MpaB family protein: MTTGTTGTADEAFLFGPESRFCAFFDDPRWALAIIRATVLEAAHPQIGAALADNSTFVAHPWRRLRNTFLSMRRMFDADPAVREREAARLNRLHARMSGSDSRGRAYDAMDRATRAWVVATLYESAVTMCRLSGQPLDQDTMERMYGEYRAFLAALDGDAGELPEDLNDFWQYFDRVVEDELENTEAARIILYRLFDHLPAPALLDGAPTLWAASRAVVGPLLGAITVASLPEPYRRRAGLPETPGAPTLMQGAYLAAGLTRFLPEGWINAETIIEALSLSPDSDDPRARNVTALRARMKRASALLRLLTPQSGDTGPDPVPATSPTTGEGRRSAEEFFRQVLDQTGDGHLDWPDLAAMARELATRLDLDEPEETRLYDAFAAWWRELQAALDTDGDGRVSADEYAAAVPSLAGPALIRVAEVLFDATDKDGSGTINADEHRALFRTAFHRDLTTIDSTYGRSAFVGDFLSFMSGRRRNTAYDSLLADA; the protein is encoded by the coding sequence ATGACGACTGGAACCACGGGAACGGCCGACGAGGCCTTCCTGTTCGGCCCGGAATCGCGGTTTTGCGCCTTCTTCGATGACCCGCGCTGGGCGCTGGCCATCATCCGCGCCACCGTGCTGGAGGCCGCCCACCCACAGATCGGCGCCGCCCTCGCCGACAACTCCACCTTCGTCGCCCACCCCTGGCGTCGGCTGCGCAACACCTTCCTCAGCATGCGGCGCATGTTCGACGCCGACCCAGCCGTACGAGAACGGGAGGCCGCCCGGCTCAACAGGCTGCACGCCCGCATGAGCGGCTCCGACTCTCGCGGCCGCGCCTACGACGCCATGGACCGCGCGACCCGCGCCTGGGTGGTCGCCACCCTCTACGAGAGCGCCGTCACCATGTGCCGGCTGAGCGGTCAGCCGCTCGACCAGGACACTATGGAGCGCATGTACGGCGAGTACCGCGCGTTCCTCGCCGCGCTCGACGGCGACGCCGGGGAACTCCCCGAGGACCTGAACGACTTCTGGCAGTACTTCGACAGGGTCGTCGAGGACGAGCTGGAGAACACCGAGGCAGCCCGCATCATCCTCTACCGGCTCTTCGACCACCTGCCCGCCCCGGCACTGCTCGACGGCGCGCCGACACTGTGGGCGGCCAGCCGGGCCGTCGTCGGTCCGCTCCTCGGCGCGATCACTGTCGCCTCGCTTCCCGAGCCCTACCGGCGCAGGGCCGGCTTGCCCGAGACGCCCGGCGCCCCGACCCTCATGCAGGGCGCCTACCTCGCCGCGGGGCTCACCCGTTTCCTGCCCGAGGGCTGGATCAATGCCGAAACAATCATCGAGGCCCTCTCCCTCTCGCCCGACAGCGACGACCCCCGCGCCCGGAACGTGACCGCGCTGCGCGCCCGCATGAAGCGGGCATCGGCCCTGCTCCGCCTCCTCACACCACAGAGCGGTGACACCGGCCCCGACCCGGTCCCGGCTACCTCGCCGACCACGGGAGAGGGCCGGCGTTCGGCGGAGGAGTTCTTCCGTCAGGTGCTGGACCAGACCGGCGACGGCCACCTCGACTGGCCTGACCTCGCCGCCATGGCACGCGAACTGGCCACCCGCCTTGACCTGGACGAACCCGAGGAGACCCGGCTCTACGACGCCTTCGCCGCCTGGTGGCGCGAGCTCCAGGCCGCCCTCGACACGGACGGCGACGGCCGTGTCAGCGCCGACGAGTACGCCGCCGCCGTACCCTCCCTCGCCGGTCCTGCGCTCATCCGCGTCGCCGAGGTGCTCTTCGACGCCACCGATAAGGACGGCAGCGGGACCATCAACGCGGACGAACACCGGGCGCTCTTCCGCACCGCCTTCCACCGCGACCTCACCACTATCGACAGCACCTACGGCCGCAGCGCCTTCGTGGGCGACTTCCTTTCCTTCATGTCCGGCCGCCGCAGGAACACCGCGTATGACTCCCTTCTCGCCGACGCCTGA
- a CDS encoding SMI1/KNR4 family protein encodes MNPSLTRLTELLPPPAAAPKDWDTVEEQLGTPLPEDYKQLVDTYGGGVFDENVWLLEPGCPRPRYDLIAMDAECRESLHQLWERGEPRPAELDQEGARLIPWAYEDEGGEVLYLLATPGQAPETWPILINEGRGPEWERHPGPCTSFLLSLMTGETKSEYFPDMPLDEHLFETNEEIFANG; translated from the coding sequence ATGAACCCGTCGCTCACACGCCTCACCGAGCTGCTGCCGCCCCCGGCCGCCGCACCGAAGGACTGGGACACCGTCGAGGAGCAGCTGGGCACCCCCTTGCCCGAGGACTACAAGCAGCTCGTCGACACCTACGGAGGCGGCGTCTTCGACGAAAACGTGTGGCTGCTGGAACCCGGATGCCCAAGGCCGCGCTACGACCTGATCGCCATGGACGCCGAGTGCCGCGAGTCGCTGCACCAACTGTGGGAGCGCGGCGAACCCCGCCCCGCGGAGCTGGACCAAGAAGGCGCCCGGCTTATCCCCTGGGCCTACGAGGACGAAGGCGGTGAAGTCCTCTACCTGCTGGCCACGCCCGGCCAAGCGCCCGAGACCTGGCCCATCCTGATCAACGAAGGACGCGGCCCCGAATGGGAACGGCACCCTGGCCCCTGCACCTCGTTCCTGTTGTCGCTGATGACGGGAGAAACCAAGTCTGAGTACTTCCCCGACATGCCATTGGACGAGCACCTGTTCGAGACGAACGAGGAAATCTTCGCCAACGGCTAG
- a CDS encoding TetR/AcrR family transcriptional regulator yields the protein MRADAQRNAEKLRSAAAELFRERGLQAPLKEIARRAGVSHGTLYNLFGTREALIDEVVADLAAARLGEVAEHALAHDDAWDGFAYYIETLCELQATDPAISDVVAGRYPGAERLMAVCKRSYAGAARIIERAQQAGALRADFTTEDLLFIFGTNAQLARAAKDTAPDAWRRGVAFMLDGLRTEAAHPLPTGPLTSQQLYQVMGHLNDTP from the coding sequence ATGCGGGCCGATGCGCAACGCAATGCCGAGAAGCTGCGGTCAGCCGCCGCCGAGCTGTTTCGCGAACGCGGCCTCCAGGCGCCCCTGAAGGAGATCGCCCGCCGGGCCGGTGTGAGCCACGGAACCCTCTACAACCTCTTCGGCACGCGCGAGGCACTCATCGACGAGGTGGTGGCCGACCTGGCGGCGGCCCGCCTGGGCGAGGTCGCCGAGCACGCCCTTGCCCACGACGACGCCTGGGACGGATTCGCGTACTACATCGAGACGCTCTGCGAACTGCAGGCCACGGACCCCGCGATCAGCGATGTGGTCGCCGGCCGCTACCCGGGCGCCGAACGCCTGATGGCCGTCTGCAAGCGTTCCTACGCCGGCGCCGCGCGCATCATCGAGCGCGCCCAGCAAGCCGGCGCCCTGCGCGCCGACTTCACCACTGAGGACCTGCTGTTCATCTTCGGCACCAACGCCCAGCTGGCCCGTGCCGCCAAGGACACCGCCCCCGACGCCTGGCGCCGCGGTGTCGCCTTCATGCTCGACGGCCTGCGTACTGAAGCCGCCCACCCACTCCCCACCGGCCCGCTGACCTCCCAACAGCTGTACCAGGTGATGGGCCACCTCAACGACACGCCGTAA
- a CDS encoding MFS transporter, translating to MKIADESPKPISTLLKIASFRRFVSANLISATGSAMAPLALAYAVIEQGGGAGSLGLVLATNTVPTIVFLLAGGLFADRLSRSRLLFMGNLLAAGAQGALAVTVATGHATTVSIAACGFVSGTAASFIVPAAQGAVAQIVPEQHLQQANALLRLPSNAVKVLGPVVGGVIVAASGAAWALAWDAFTFAAAAVLLLGLRLDAPLVSPGGVLSDLRAGWAGFWSRTWLWTYTAAGTVLVAAWLAGFQLIGPLVAAAQYAGARGWGLIQAAFTCGLLAGTLVCLRWKPYRLLTVAVVAAGALALPLAAMACTAPLSLVLLATALAGVGLDVAIVAWTTAFQQRVPQAEQGRMSAFNGVGERLAIPLGYLITAFAAHSWSSQAALLTCAGMIAAATVLNLCVPDVYRINRLTPDDQPTAANGHRTVEQA from the coding sequence ATGAAAATCGCCGACGAGTCACCAAAGCCGATCAGCACGCTGTTAAAGATCGCGAGTTTCCGGCGTTTCGTGTCGGCCAATCTCATCTCGGCCACAGGGTCCGCGATGGCCCCTCTTGCCCTGGCCTACGCTGTCATTGAGCAGGGCGGTGGAGCGGGGTCCCTCGGTCTGGTGCTTGCCACGAACACCGTCCCCACGATCGTGTTCCTGCTCGCGGGCGGCTTGTTCGCGGACCGCTTGTCCCGCAGCCGGCTCCTCTTCATGGGCAATCTCCTGGCGGCTGGCGCTCAAGGTGCGCTGGCCGTCACCGTGGCGACCGGACATGCGACGACAGTGTCGATCGCAGCATGCGGTTTCGTCTCGGGAACGGCGGCGTCGTTCATCGTGCCGGCTGCGCAGGGCGCCGTTGCGCAGATTGTTCCGGAGCAGCACCTGCAGCAGGCCAACGCGTTGCTCAGGCTGCCGAGCAACGCGGTCAAGGTGTTGGGTCCGGTCGTCGGCGGTGTCATCGTCGCTGCCAGCGGCGCGGCATGGGCACTGGCTTGGGATGCGTTCACGTTCGCCGCCGCGGCCGTGCTGCTTCTCGGACTGCGTCTGGATGCCCCGCTCGTTTCACCTGGCGGTGTGCTGAGCGATCTGCGGGCGGGCTGGGCGGGCTTTTGGTCGCGTACCTGGCTGTGGACCTATACGGCCGCCGGCACGGTCCTGGTCGCTGCGTGGCTGGCGGGTTTCCAGCTTATCGGCCCGCTCGTGGCCGCGGCGCAGTACGCCGGAGCCCGCGGCTGGGGACTGATCCAGGCGGCCTTCACATGTGGTCTGTTGGCGGGGACCCTCGTCTGCCTGCGCTGGAAGCCGTACCGACTGCTCACGGTCGCGGTCGTCGCGGCTGGTGCTCTCGCGCTCCCTTTGGCCGCCATGGCCTGCACGGCGCCGCTGTCTCTCGTCCTGCTGGCCACTGCGCTTGCAGGGGTCGGGCTCGATGTCGCGATCGTCGCCTGGACGACTGCGTTCCAACAGCGTGTTCCTCAAGCGGAACAGGGCCGCATGAGCGCCTTCAACGGCGTCGGGGAGCGCCTCGCCATCCCCTTGGGCTACCTCATCACTGCTTTTGCGGCCCACTCATGGAGCAGCCAGGCAGCGCTGTTGACCTGTGCAGGAATGATTGCTGCTGCGACCGTCCTGAACCTCTGCGTGCCGGATGTGTACCGCATCAACCGCCTGACACCAGACGATCAGCCGACAGCCGCAAACGGTCATCGCACGGTAGAGCAGGCGTAG
- a CDS encoding dihydrofolate reductase family protein: protein MRPLRYSINVTLDGCCHHEAGLTPDEESMRYWTAEMERADALLFGRVTYEMMESAWRKPATGTWPDWMDEWQIPFAEAIDRAKKYVVSSTLSGVDWNADLVRGDLGQAVQRLKQESGEGLWVGGVTLPLALADLGLIDEYEFLVQPVLAGHGPTLLAGLRERIQLELVDRHEFRSGAVAQRYRPTRVTA, encoded by the coding sequence ATGAGACCACTTCGATACTCGATCAACGTCACGCTCGACGGCTGCTGCCATCACGAGGCAGGGCTCACCCCGGACGAGGAGTCGATGCGCTACTGGACCGCTGAGATGGAGCGAGCCGATGCCCTGCTATTTGGCCGGGTGACCTACGAGATGATGGAGTCGGCGTGGCGGAAGCCGGCCACGGGCACGTGGCCTGACTGGATGGATGAGTGGCAGATCCCGTTCGCCGAGGCCATCGACCGGGCGAAGAAGTACGTCGTGTCGAGCACGCTGAGCGGGGTCGACTGGAATGCCGACCTGGTACGAGGCGACTTGGGGCAAGCGGTTCAGCGGCTCAAGCAGGAGTCAGGCGAGGGCCTGTGGGTGGGTGGCGTGACGCTCCCCCTGGCGTTGGCAGATCTGGGACTGATCGACGAGTACGAGTTCCTTGTTCAGCCGGTCCTTGCCGGACACGGGCCGACGTTGCTCGCCGGTCTGCGCGAGCGCATCCAGCTCGAGCTCGTGGACCGCCATGAGTTCCGGTCGGGGGCGGTAGCCCAGCGATACCGGCCCACGCGAGTTACGGCTTGA